The Episyrphus balteatus chromosome 4, idEpiBalt1.1, whole genome shotgun sequence genome includes a window with the following:
- the LOC129918035 gene encoding CD151 antigen: protein MGFGSRMDCCGQFVKYSLFIVNLLIFIGGLVVFCLGVWTIVDQSFMNELLGTNIFSGAVYVLIVTSVCVCILSFVGCMGAAKEVKCLLLTYFIIVFLMFVSILIGGILGYVFREKVSQTMRQEMRASLGQYGSRRAITQAWDQTQERLRCCGVDSWHDWNRYGQIPESCCQEIFGGQRKQCTLFPNISNLYSQGCLNITTVYVRDHAALIGGSAIGVAVIMIFGLIFSCLLFNMIE, encoded by the exons ATGGGATTCGGTTCTCGAATGGATTGCTGCGGCCAGTTCGTAAAATACAGTTTGTTTATTgtgaatttattaattttt ATAGGAGGCCTAGTCGTATTTTGCCTCGGGGTTTGGACCATAGTCGATCAAAGTTTTATGAATGAACTTCTTGGAACGAATATCTTTTCGGGTGCTGTTTATGTTTTAATTGTGACGTCAGTATGCGTGTGTATTCTATCATTTGTAGGTTGTATGGGTGCTGCCAAGGAGGTCAAATGCCTTTTACTCACT tatttcatAATTGTTTTTCTGATGTTTGTCAGTATTCTAATTGGAGGCATATTAGGCTATGTCTTCCGGGAGAAGGTATCACAAACCATGCGACAG gaaatgCGAGCTTCTCTTGGTCAATATGGAAGTCGACGCGCCATAACCCAAGCTTGGGATCAAACTCAAGAACGCCTAAGATGTTGTGGAGTTGACTCGTGGCACGATTGGAATCGTTATGGTCAAATTCCCGAGTCATGTTGTCAGGAAATCTTCGGAGGACAACGCAAACAATGTACATTATTCCCTAACATCAGCAATCTCTACAGTCAGGGATGTCTTAATATTACAACTGTATATGTACGTGATCATGCTGCTTTAATTGGTGGTTCTGCAATAGGAGTTGCTGTCATAATG atatttggTCTTATATTCTCatgtttattatttaatatgaTTGAATAG
- the LOC129919275 gene encoding mucin-2-like, translated as MVSKLVVVLVLLLSVAVCHGRRHHRRERGPDDRRPPRPEMGDDREFDDEEEDFDSEFEEEIEDDFDPEDFERDPDSDERRFRRPGGDKGRPDRGGRPCFGSGGRPKPNRPGKDRPCPNRPDERPPQKATTSVPAAQSSTSQIDTSATSVTTAKTPCYGPKGRPGYNPPNGGPCYGPDGIPVTTTAKPVCLGPKGRPGYNPPNGGPCYDPDGRPLTDAASSTTPSTPVGTTNTAATTTAKPVCLGPKGRPGYNPPNGGPCYGPDGRPLTDAASSTTPSTTVGTTNTAATTTAKPVCLGPKGRPGYNPPNGGPCYGPDGRPLTDAASSTTPSPTVGTTTTIPTTTAKPVCLGPKGRPGYNPPNGGPCYGPDGRPLTDAASSTTPSPTVETTNTAATTTAKPVCYGPKGRPGYNPPNGGPCYGPDGRPVTVAPTTVAPTTVGPTTVAPTTVAPTTVAPTTVAPNTVAPTTVAPTTVAPATVAPTTVAPTTVAPTTVAPTTVAPTTVAPTTVAPTTVAPTTVAPTTVEPTTVAPTTVEPTTVAPTTVATTTAAPTTVEPTTVAPTTVEPTTVAPTTVAPTTVAPTTVAPTTVAPTTVAPTTIEPTTVVPTTVEPTTVAPTTVAITTVAPTTVAPTTVEPTTVAPTTVAPTTVAPTTVEPTTVAPTTVEPTTVAPTTVEPTTVAPTTVEPTTVAPTTDAPTTVAPTTVEPTTVAPTTVEPTTVAPTTVEPTTVAPTTVEPTTVAPTTDAPTTVAPTTVEPTTVAPTTDAPTTVAPTTVEPTTVAITTVEPTTVAPTTVEPTTVAPTTVEPTTVAPTTDAPTTVAPTTVAPTTVEPTTVAPTTVAPTTDAPTTVAPTTVAPTTVAPTTIEPTTIEPTTVEPTTVEPTTVAPTTVEPTTVEPTTVAPTTIEPTTDAPTTVTPTTVEPTTVAPTTVEPTTVAPTTVEPTTVAPTTVEPTTVAPTTVEPTTVAPTTDAPTTVAPTTVAPTTVEPTTVAPTTDATTTVAPTTVEPTTVAPTTDAPTTVAPTTVAPTTVAPTTVAPTTIEPTTIEPTTVEPTTVEPTTVAPTTIEPTTDAPTTVAPTTVEPTTVAPTTVEPTTVAPTTVEPTTVAPTTIEPTTVEPTTVEPTTVTPTTIEPTTVEPTTVAPTTVAPTTVAPTTVAPTTVEPTTVATTTSAVTTSSTTAGTTTTTTSSPEYYDYYDYDN; from the coding sequence ATGGTTTCGAAATTGGTTGTTGTTTTAGTGCTTTTATTAAGTGTAGCTGTTTGCCATGGGAGGAGGCATCATCGCCGAGAAAGAGGTCCTGATGATCGCCGCCCTCCTCGTCCTGAAATGGGTGATGACCGTGAATTtgacgacgaagaagaagatTTCGATTCTGAATTTGAGGAAGAAATTGAAGATGATTTTGATCCTGAAGATTTCGAAAGGGATCCTGATTCCGATGAAAGAAGGTTCCGTCGTCCAGGTGGCGATAAAGGAAGACCTGATAGGGGTGGCCGTCCCTGTTTTGGATCTGGTGGAAGACCAAAACCAAATCGACCAGGTAAAGACCGCCCCTGCCCTAATCGTCCCGATGAACGCCCACCTCAAAAGGCAACAACTTCTGTTCCAGCGGCTCAATCTTCAACAAGTCAAATAGATACATCCGCAACTTCAGTTACAACTGCGAAAACTCCTTGTTATGGACCAAAAGGACGTCCAGGTTATAATCCACCCAATGGTGGTCCGTGTTATGGCCCTGATGGTATTCCGGTTACAACGACTGCGAAACCTGTTTGTTTAGGACCTAAGGGACGTCCAGGTTATAACCCACCCAATGGTGGCCCATGCTATGACCCTGATGGCCGTCCACTTACCGACGCAGCATCATCAACAACTCCAAGCACACCAGTAGGAACTACCAATACTGCAGCTACAACGACTGCGAAACCTGTTTGTTTAGGACCTAAGGGACGTCCAGGTTATAACCCACCCAATGGTGGCCCATGCTATGGCCCTGATGGCCGTCCACTTACCGACGCAGCATCATCAACAACTCCAAGCACAACAGTAGGAACTACCAATACTGCAGCTACAACGACTGCGAAACCTGTTTGTTTAGGACCTAAGGGACGTCCAGGTTATAACCCACCCAATGGTGGCCCATGCTATGGCCCTGATGGCCGTCCACTTACCGACGCAGCATCATCAACAACTCCAAGCCCAACAGTAGGAACTACAACTACTATACCTACAACGACTGCGAAACCTGTTTGTTTAGGACCTAAGGGACGTCCAGGTTATAACCCACCCAATGGTGGCCCATGCTATGGCCCTGATGGCCGTCCACTTACCGACGCAGCATCATCAACAACTCCAAGCCCAACAGTGGAAACTACAAATACTGCAGCAACAACGACTGCGAAACCTGTTTGTTATGGACCTAAGGGACGTCCAGGTTATAACCCACCCAATGGTGGCCCATGCTATGGCCCTGATGGCCGTCCTGTTACCGTCGCACCAACAACAGTTGCACCTACAACTGTTGGTCCAACAACAGTTGCACCTACAACGGTTGCACCAACAACAGTTGCACCAACAACAGTTGCACCAAACACAGTTGCACCAACAACAGTTGCACCAACAACAGTTGCACCAGCAACAGTTGCACCAACAACAGTTGCACCAACAACAGTTGCACCAACAACAGTTGCACCAACAACAGTTGCACCAACAACAGTTGCACCAACAACAGTTGCACCAACAACAGTTGCACCAACAACAGTTGCACCAACAACAGTTGAACCTACAACAGTTGCACCTACAACAGTTGAACCCACAACAGTTGCACCTACAACAGTTGCAACTACAACGGCTGCACCTACAACAGTTGAACCTACAACAGTTGCCCCAACAACAGTTGAACCCACAACAGTTGCACCAACAACAGTTGCACCAACAACAGTTGCACCAACAACAGTTGCACCAACAACAGTTGCACCAACAACAGTTGCACCAACAACAATTGAACCTACAACAGTTGTACCTACAACAGTTGAACCCACAACAGTTGCACCTACAACAGTTGCAATTACAACAGTTGCACCTACAACAGTTGCACCTACAACAGTTGAACCTACAACAGTTGCACCTACAACAGTTGCACCTACAACAGTTGCACCAACAACAGTTGAACCCACAACAGTTGCACCTACAACAGTCGAACCTACAACAGTTGCACCAACAACAGTTGAACCCACAACAGTTGCACCTACAACAGTCGAACCTACAACAGTTGCACCAACAACAGATGCACCAACAACAGTTGCACCAACAACAGTTGAACCCACAACAGTTGCACCTACAACAGTCGAACCTACAACAGTTGCACCAACAACAGTTGAACCCACAACAGTTGCACCTACAACAGTCGAACCTACAACAGTTGCACCAACAACAGATGCACCAACAACAGTTGCACCAACAACAGTTGAACCCACAACAGTTGCACCAACAACAGATGCACCAACAACAGTTGCACCAACAACAGTTGAACCCACAACAGTTGCAATTACAACAGTCGAACCTACAACAGTTGCACCAACAACAGTTGAACCCACAACAGTTGCACCTACAACAGTCGAACCTACAACAGTTGCACCAACAACAGATGCACCAACAACAGTTGCACCAACAACAGTTGCACCAACAACAGTTGAACCTACAACAGTTGCACCAACAACAGTTGCACCAACAACAGATGCACCAACAACAGTTGCACCAACAACAGTTGCACCAACAACAGTTGCACCAACAACAATTGAACCTACAACAATTGAACCTACAACAGTTGAACCTACAACAGTTGAACCTACAACAGTTGCACCAACAACAGTTGAACCTACAACAGTTGAACCTACAACAGTTGCACCAACAACAATTGAACCAACAACAGATGCACCAACAACAGTTACACCTACAACAGTCGAACCAACAACAGTTGCACCAACAACAGTTGAACCCACAACAGTTGCACCTACAACAGTCGAACCTACAACAGTTGCACCAACAACAGTTGAACCCACAACAGTTGCACCTACAACAGTCGAACCTACAACAGTTGCACCAACAACAGATGCACCAACAACAGTTGCACCAACAACAGTTGCACCAACAACAGTTGAACCTACAACAGTTGCACCAACAACAGATGCAACAACAACAGTTGCACCTACAACAGTCGAACCTACAACAGTTGCACCAACAACAGATGCACCAACAACAGTTGCACCAACAACAGTTGCACCAACAACAGTTGCACCAACAACAGTTGCACCAACAACAATTGAACCTACAACAATTGAACCTACAACAGTTGAACCTACAACAGTTGAACCAACAACAGTTGCACCAACAACAATTGAACCAACAACAGATGCACCAACAACAGTTGCACCTACAACAGTCGAACCAACAACAGTTGCACCAACAACAGTTGAACCCACAACAGTTGCACCAACAACAGTCGAACCAACAACAGTTGCACCAACAACAATTGAACCTACAACAGTTGAACCTACAACAGTCGAACCTACAACAGTTACACCAACAACAATTGAACCCACAACAGTTGAACCTACAACAGTTGCACCTACAACAGTTGCACCTACAACAGTTGCACCAACAACAGTTGCACCCACAACAGTCGAACCTACAACAGTTGCAACTACAACATCTGCAGTCACAACTTCAAGTACAACAGCTGGAACTACGACAACTACAACATCTTCTCCTGAATACTATGATTATTACGATTATGACAATTag
- the LOC129919276 gene encoding translation initiation factor IF-2-like has protein sequence MLTKFSLVFLLLAVLIGVANSHFGMLMGPPPFGFGPPGPGGNGGGPGRPRPVTGFGPVDYVINSVINKFQCFGPGGRPGYHPPNGGPCYGPGGKPGYRPPPCNSPARPTTSAPTTVATTTTTTTTTTTTTAAPTTAAPTTAATTTAPASTTPNIDDYYDY, from the coding sequence atgTTAACGAAGTTTAGTTTAGTATTTCTGCTATTAGCAGTTTTAATTGGTGTTGCAAACTCGCATTTTGGTATGCTCATGGGACCACCTCCATTCGGTTTCGGTCCTCCAGGTCCAGGTGGTAACGGCGGTGGTCCAGGACGTCCACGCCCAGTAACAGGTTTTGGCCCTGTTGATTATGTTATTAAttctgttataaataaatttcaatgttTTGGACCTGGTGGACGTCCTGGTTATCACCCACCCAATGGTGGGCCATGTTATGGGCCTGGTGGTAAACCTGGTTACCGCCCTCCTCCATGCAACTCACCTGCTCGACCAACGACTTCTGCACCAACAACAGTAGCAactactacaacaacaacaacgacaacaacaacaacaacagctgcACCAACAACAGCTGCCCCAACAACGgctgcaacaacaacagcacctGCATCCACAACTCCCAATATTGATGACTATTATGATtattaa
- the LOC129919889 gene encoding translation initiation factor IF-2-like, whose translation MTLNLSLVFVLLAVLSGAVICQQHGNFGPQQRPNGGNSQGGGGGPSGGYGQGGGPSGGMGPPSSGMNSGPNSGFVQKPPSYGQNSNPVGGMGPSQPAMNAGSRPGSGPGSSQCFGPGGRPGYRPANGRPCFGAGGRPDYKPQPTKPSMITTSSGSVIESSTKPSSVVETTTLASIESTTIIASSTSAPVIESSTSPVLETTTTLAPVVESSTSLSSSVEITTTTVAPVIESSTSPSSSVGTTSESSVPVETTAFPVEEYDYNEYEY comes from the coding sequence atgacaTTGAACCTGAGTTTAGTTTTTGTGCTATTAGCAGTTTTAAGTGGTGCTGTTATCTGTCAACAACATGGAAATTTTGGGCCACAACAGAGACCTAATGGAGGTAATAGTCAAGGCGGTGGTGGTGGTCCGAGTGGAGGTTACGGTCAAGGTGGTGGTCCCAGTGGAGGCATGGGACCTCCTTCTTCCGGAATGAATTCTGGCCCTAATTCCGGCTTTGTCCAAAAACCACCTAGTTATGGTCAAAATAGCAATCCCGTCGGAGGCATGGGACCTTCTCAACCTGCAATGAATGCTGGTTCCCGTCCTGGCTCTGGACCTGGTAGTAGTCAATGTTTTGGTCCAGGTGGTCGTCCCGGCTATCGCCCAGCAAACGGTCGTCCCTGTTTCGGTGCCGGTGGTCGTCCCGATTATAAACCTCAACCTACTAAGCCCTCAATGATAACAACATCTTCTGGCTCAGTTATTGAATCATCTACAAAACCCAGTTCAGTAGTAGAAACAACAACATTAGCTTCAATAGAAAGTACAACAATAATCGCTTCTTCAACTTCTGCTCCAGTAATTGAATCATCTACCAGTCCAGTATTGGAAACTACAACAACATTAGCTCCAGTGGTTGAATCATCAACAAGTCTCAGTTCATCAGtggaaattacaacaacaacagtaGCACCAGTGATTGAATCATCGACAAGTCCCAGCTCATCAGTGGGAACTACTTCAGAGTCTTCAGTCCCTGTTGAAACTACGGCATTTCCTGTTGAAGAATATGACTATAATGAATACGAATATTAA